In one window of Verrucomicrobiia bacterium DNA:
- a CDS encoding trypsin-like peptidase domain-containing protein — protein MNPRIHRSTASPHPRFPRPVLALLLLLPIAAAAALPGADVRRDPVVQAVERVLPAVVNIGTLAVERADPYEQMLREFFGYRRRAPDTLYSSGSGVVIDEEGWVLTNFHVIRDAARVRVTFSDRPDPIDAQVVSVSEANDLALLRLAAQPGQRFPSLPFAADDDLLLGETVIALGNPYGLGGSVSRGILSSKTRRAERDGEPMAPEDWLQTDASINPGNSGGPLVNLRGELIGLNVAILAQAQGIGFAIPIKRINAALTGMFSPEATRGLWFGATVRGSRPPLLIAEIQRDSPADTAGLEPGDEILSLDGRSPRSALQFYRALGATGDTARLVILRGDQRRQLNVRLLAEASVFNADYLRRRLGLSLEPVPADIQRQLRLDLSAALIVADVERSGPGATAGLTRGQILTALDGHPPRDIVILGRSLHRRPPGDTVTLDLLSARRRGMLLSLSEARARLRLR, from the coding sequence ATGAATCCCCGAATCCATCGCTCCACTGCGTCCCCTCATCCCCGTTTCCCACGGCCGGTCCTCGCCCTCCTCCTCCTCCTCCCGATCGCCGCCGCCGCCGCCCTTCCCGGTGCCGATGTGCGCCGCGACCCCGTCGTCCAGGCCGTCGAACGCGTCCTCCCGGCCGTGGTCAACATCGGCACCCTCGCCGTCGAACGCGCCGACCCCTACGAACAAATGCTCCGCGAGTTCTTCGGCTACCGGCGCCGCGCCCCGGACACCCTCTACAGCAGCGGTTCCGGTGTCGTCATCGACGAGGAAGGCTGGGTCCTCACCAACTTCCATGTCATCCGCGATGCCGCCCGCGTCCGGGTCACGTTCTCCGACCGCCCCGATCCCATCGACGCCCAGGTCGTCTCCGTCTCCGAGGCCAATGACCTCGCCCTCCTCCGCCTCGCTGCCCAACCCGGCCAGCGCTTCCCCAGCCTGCCCTTCGCCGCCGACGACGACCTGCTCCTCGGCGAAACCGTCATCGCCCTCGGCAATCCCTACGGCCTCGGCGGTTCCGTCAGCCGCGGTATTCTCAGCTCCAAGACCCGCCGCGCCGAACGCGACGGTGAACCCATGGCCCCCGAAGACTGGCTCCAGACCGATGCCTCCATCAATCCGGGCAACAGCGGCGGTCCCCTCGTCAATCTCCGCGGCGAACTCATCGGCCTCAACGTCGCCATCCTCGCCCAGGCCCAGGGCATCGGCTTCGCCATCCCCATCAAACGCATCAACGCCGCCCTCACAGGCATGTTCTCCCCGGAAGCCACCCGCGGCCTCTGGTTCGGTGCCACCGTGCGCGGCTCCCGCCCCCCACTCCTCATCGCCGAAATCCAACGCGACAGCCCCGCCGACACCGCCGGCCTCGAACCCGGCGACGAAATCCTCTCCCTCGACGGTCGCTCCCCCCGCTCCGCCCTCCAGTTCTACCGCGCCCTCGGTGCCACCGGTGACACCGCCCGCCTCGTCATCCTCCGCGGTGACCAACGACGCCAGCTCAACGTCCGCCTCCTCGCCGAGGCTTCCGTCTTTAACGCCGATTACCTCCGCCGACGTCTCGGCCTTTCCCTCGAACCCGTCCCCGCCGACATCCAACGCCAGCTCCGCCTCGACCTCTCGGCCGCCCTGATCGTCGCCGACGTCGAACGCTCCGGCCCCGGCGCCACTGCCGGCCTCACCCGTGGCCAGATCCTGACCGCCCTCGATGGCCATCCCCCACGCGATATCGTCATCCTCGGCCGCTCCCTCCATCGCCGCCCCCCCGGCGACACCGTCACCCTCGACCTCCTCTCCGCCCGCCGACGTGGCATGCTCCTCAGCCTCAGCGAGGCCCGCGCCCGCCTTCGCCTCCGCTAA
- a CDS encoding c-type cytochrome, with protein sequence MKRDPASRRPGLPRRLPAFAIAAFAIAAPALVLSSRGSPAPDLFELHPALEWSVFAEAPMVVDPVALAFDELGRAYVVEMGDYPYGFGPDRSPGGTVRLLEDLDGDGRADRATLFAGNLSFPTSITPWNGGVLIAAPPDILFLQDTTGDGRADVRRTILTGFRLGVTDSNVNGLRWGPDNWIHGANGGNGGDLSSPLRPGDPLRLGHRDFRFRPGTGEFEPTSHSGGGFGLVFDDWGRSFTTYNIDHIQQRIALAADVSRHPGLPPVETTHSISDHGEMARIYPISPAQTRPNHPEQAGHFSAAGGMGFISHRDWPAALRDSVLVCDVVGNLVHRDLLVPNGPILTATRAPEEQSCEFLASRDPMFRPVGLESGPDGALYLLDMRREVIEHPDYIPRKLLETQDIRAGDGEGRIYRIAPRGWTATRDLPGRLAPADWVSLLDSPNPWTRLTAQRLLVSRGNPDVVPALRQLARSTREPVTRIQTLRTLEGLGSLDDDTLALALEDPSAPLRAQAIVLARPRVPTSPRFGEAVDRLLADPHPEVRFQAAWAAGDRDWVRALRSPGFAELMKQDHAHPWSRRAALSTLGPFVHRVLGSILYDRQFWQDITPPKLDLVRETAEVMGGTNFVPPPSPTPADRRFGRLWAEDVGDGGRSNEPTEVSLPALRQLPEPVRLAFLEGFSAGWARRDPSAPSLSRSSREQLTTLLNAWTEPPAILGAAWRLARQVGIEIGESPRRQLALHLDRLFQPDTGFDTRRDIVRLLAVGEFDQVGPVLFRLLDGREPSALQQAALAVLRDHREPAVGEGLVRHWPSLAPAVRPAVVNLLVYRGPFNAALLDGIENGTLPLGELNLDLEHRRRLLRHAAPDIRSRAAAFVSDEEYANRSALVEEWLARLPETGDPARGRAAFDRLCAQCHHANGLGHAVGPDLSHQGHRSIEDLVSNTLDPNMAMNPAFVAYTAETTDGDEETGILHAESATTITLLQALGRTVEIPRARLRSLRSLGRSLMPEGLEAGLSPQELRDLIAFLQQPPGQASPAAATAPTNPSH encoded by the coding sequence GTGAAGCGTGACCCCGCCTCCCGCCGCCCAGGCCTGCCTCGACGCCTCCCGGCCTTCGCCATCGCGGCCTTCGCCATCGCCGCACCGGCCCTCGTCCTGTCTTCCCGCGGATCCCCCGCCCCCGATCTCTTCGAACTCCACCCCGCCCTTGAATGGTCCGTCTTTGCCGAGGCCCCCATGGTCGTGGACCCCGTCGCCCTCGCCTTCGATGAACTGGGTCGCGCCTATGTGGTCGAAATGGGCGATTACCCCTACGGCTTCGGTCCCGATCGCAGCCCCGGCGGAACCGTCCGCCTCCTCGAAGACCTCGATGGCGACGGTCGCGCCGATCGCGCCACCCTCTTCGCCGGGAACCTCAGCTTCCCCACCTCGATCACTCCCTGGAACGGCGGCGTCCTGATCGCCGCCCCGCCCGACATCCTGTTCCTCCAGGATACCACCGGCGACGGACGCGCCGATGTCCGCCGTACCATCCTCACCGGCTTCCGTCTCGGAGTGACCGACAGCAACGTCAACGGCCTCCGCTGGGGACCGGACAACTGGATCCACGGCGCCAACGGTGGCAACGGCGGCGACCTGTCCTCCCCCCTCAGACCCGGCGATCCCCTGCGGCTCGGCCACCGCGACTTCCGCTTTCGACCCGGCACGGGCGAGTTCGAGCCGACCTCCCACAGTGGCGGAGGCTTCGGACTGGTCTTCGACGACTGGGGCCGCAGCTTCACGACCTACAACATCGACCACATCCAGCAACGCATCGCCCTCGCCGCCGATGTCTCCCGCCATCCCGGCCTGCCCCCGGTCGAAACCACCCACAGCATCTCCGATCACGGGGAAATGGCCCGCATTTATCCCATCTCCCCCGCTCAAACCCGGCCCAATCACCCGGAACAGGCAGGCCACTTCTCCGCAGCCGGCGGCATGGGCTTCATCTCCCACCGCGACTGGCCCGCCGCCCTCCGCGATTCCGTGCTCGTCTGCGACGTCGTCGGCAACCTCGTCCACCGCGATCTCCTCGTCCCCAACGGCCCCATCCTCACCGCCACCCGGGCCCCCGAGGAACAATCCTGCGAGTTCCTCGCCTCCCGCGATCCGATGTTCCGCCCGGTCGGCCTCGAATCCGGTCCCGATGGCGCCCTCTACCTGCTCGATATGCGACGGGAAGTCATCGAACACCCCGACTACATCCCTAGGAAGCTCCTCGAAACACAGGACATCCGCGCCGGCGACGGCGAAGGCCGCATCTACCGGATCGCCCCCCGCGGCTGGACCGCGACCCGCGACCTCCCCGGCCGGCTCGCCCCCGCCGATTGGGTCTCCCTGCTGGATTCCCCCAACCCATGGACCCGCCTCACCGCCCAGCGCCTCCTCGTATCCCGCGGCAACCCGGACGTCGTTCCCGCGCTGCGCCAGCTCGCCCGTTCCACCCGGGAACCCGTCACGCGCATCCAAACCCTCCGCACCCTCGAAGGTCTCGGCTCGCTCGACGACGATACCCTCGCCCTCGCCCTCGAAGACCCCTCGGCGCCGCTGCGCGCCCAGGCCATCGTCCTCGCCCGGCCCCGTGTCCCGACATCGCCCCGGTTCGGCGAGGCCGTCGATCGCCTCCTCGCCGATCCCCACCCCGAAGTCCGATTCCAGGCCGCCTGGGCCGCCGGTGACCGTGACTGGGTCCGGGCCCTCCGGTCCCCCGGCTTCGCCGAGCTCATGAAGCAGGACCACGCCCACCCATGGTCCCGTCGCGCCGCCCTCAGCACCCTCGGCCCCTTTGTGCATCGCGTCCTCGGATCGATCCTCTACGACCGCCAGTTCTGGCAGGACATCACCCCGCCCAAACTCGACCTCGTCCGGGAAACCGCAGAAGTGATGGGCGGCACCAATTTTGTGCCCCCACCCTCCCCAACCCCTGCCGATCGGAGATTCGGTCGCCTTTGGGCGGAAGACGTCGGCGATGGCGGCCGCTCAAACGAGCCGACGGAAGTGTCCCTCCCCGCCCTCCGCCAACTGCCCGAGCCGGTGCGCCTGGCCTTCCTCGAAGGCTTCTCCGCCGGCTGGGCGCGACGTGACCCCTCCGCCCCGTCCCTCTCCCGTTCGTCGCGCGAACAACTCACCACCCTGCTCAACGCCTGGACCGAGCCCCCGGCCATCCTTGGTGCCGCCTGGCGACTGGCCCGCCAGGTCGGCATCGAAATCGGCGAATCCCCCCGCCGCCAGCTCGCCCTCCACCTCGACCGTCTGTTCCAACCGGACACCGGCTTCGACACGCGTCGCGACATCGTCCGGCTCCTGGCGGTCGGCGAATTCGATCAGGTCGGCCCCGTCCTCTTCCGCCTCCTCGACGGCCGCGAACCTTCCGCCCTCCAGCAGGCCGCCCTCGCCGTCCTCCGCGACCACCGCGAACCCGCCGTCGGCGAAGGTCTCGTCCGCCATTGGCCCTCCCTCGCCCCGGCCGTGCGCCCCGCGGTCGTCAACCTCCTCGTCTATCGCGGCCCCTTCAATGCCGCCCTCCTCGATGGCATCGAAAACGGCACGCTCCCCCTCGGTGAACTCAACCTCGACCTCGAACATCGCCGCCGTCTCCTCCGCCACGCCGCCCCCGACATCCGCAGTCGCGCCGCCGCCTTCGTCAGCGACGAGGAATACGCCAACCGCAGCGCCCTCGTGGAGGAATGGCTCGCCCGCCTCCCTGAAACCGGCGACCCCGCCCGTGGACGTGCCGCCTTCGACCGCCTCTGCGCCCAATGCCACCACGCCAACGGCCTCGGCCACGCCGTCGGCCCGGACCTCAGCCACCAGGGCCACCGCAGCATCGAGGACCTCGTCTCCAACACCCTCGATCCCAACATGGCCATGAACCCCGCCTTCGTGGCCTACACCGCCGAAACCACCGACGGCGACGAGGAAACCGGCATCCTCCACGCCGAATCCGCCACCACCATCACCCTCCTTCAGGCCCTCGGCCGTACCGTCGAAATCCCCCGCGCCCGGCTCCGATCCCTCCGTTCCCTCGGCCGATCCCTCATGCCCGAAGGCCTCGAAGCCGGCCTCTCCCCCCAGGAACTCCGCGACCTCATCGCCTTCCTCCAGCAACCCCCGGGCCAAGCTTCCCCCGCCGCTGCAACCGCCCCAACCAATCCTTCCCATTGA